In a single window of the Rhopalosiphum padi isolate XX-2018 chromosome 1, ASM2088224v1, whole genome shotgun sequence genome:
- the LOC132917449 gene encoding adenylate kinase isoenzyme 6: protein MRRKPNILITGTPGVGKSKLCEELIRNGLDMEWIEVGQVAKQCDCYSGYDEELECHILNEDKVLDELESRMEEGGKIIDYHGCDFFPERWFDVVFVLRTNNTLLFDRLEKRGYSTKKLQKNIECEIFQTLLEEAMESYDNNIVNELCNETFADMERNITQIGAWVNQWIKDNVNK from the exons atgagaaGAAAACCAAATATTCTAATTACtg gtacacCTGGAGTAGGAAAATCAAAACTGTGTGAAGAATTAATTCGAAATGGTTTAGATATGGAATGGATTGAAGTTGGTCAAGTAGCTAAGCAGTGTGATTGTTATTCTGGATATGATGAAGAATTGGAATGCCATATACTCAATGAAGACAAA gttTTGGACGAATTAGAATCAAGAATGGAAGAAGgaggtaaaataattgattatcatGGTTGTGATTTCTTTCCTGAGCGTTGGTTTGATGTAGTGTTCGTATTGAGaactaataatacattgttGTTTGATCGCCTTGAAAAAAG agGATATTCAACTAAAAAACTTCAAAAGAATATTGAATGTGAAATATTCCAAACTTTACTTGAAGAAGCTATGGAATCatatgataacaatattgtaaatgAGTTATGTAATGAAACCTTTGCAGATATGGAACGGAATATCACTCAAATAGGTGCTTGGGTAAACCAATGGATTAAAgacaatgttaataaataa
- the LOC132917448 gene encoding large ribosomal subunit protein uL18m: MLVCRQSKNLFFDVMNRNIKRCLGSISEDSGHAQFVYNRNPRNLEKLRIAYKPAGYHLEKPGREFWHKLQVTTSKRHVTASVLHHTGMVPILATTAEWAIRKQLFSTLDKMAFITIGKVLAQRCLECGISDMISTYEVLPNSKLEALLENLSKGGIRLEEDHRYKSPHPWDQERPEKPWEHY; the protein is encoded by the exons AGAAACATAAAAAGGTGTCTAGGTTCAATATCTGAGGATTCAGGCCATGCTCAATTTGTATATAATCGTAACCCTAGAAATTTAGAGAAGTTAAGAATCGCTTATAAACCAGCTGGTTATCATCTCGAAAAACCTGGTCGTGAATTTTGGCATAA actaCAAGTAACAACTAGCAAAAGACATGTGACAGCTAGTGTTTTACATCATACAGGTATGGTTCCAATACTAGCAACTACTGCAGAATGGGCTATACGCAAACAGCTTTTcag cactCTAGATAAAATGGCATTTATAACTATTGGAAAAGTGTTAGCACAACGTTGTTTAGAATGTGGTATTTCTGATATGATAAGTACCTATGAAGTGTTACCAAATAGTAAA cttGAGGCATTACTAGAAAACTTATCTAAAGGTGGTATACGTTTAGAAGAAGATCACAGATATAAGTCTCCACATCCTTGGGATCAAGAAAGACCAGAAAAACCCTGGGAACATTATTGA